The sequence GAAGCTCATGATCAACGGCTAGACAAGCTAACGGAAATGTTCCGAAGTGCCGTTCAGATAGCAAAAAGAAAAGGAGTTCGCCTTGCTATAGAAAACCATATTGATTTTGATTCTGACGAAGTTTTAAAATTGATAAAAGCTGTTGATTCAGAATATTTTGGCGTCAACTTTGATACAGGGAATTTTCTTCGTGTTTTGGATGATCCCATTCAAGGAATGAAAAAATTGGCGCCATATGTTTTTGCAACACATATAAAAGATTTATTGCCCGTAAAAGAAATTGCCGTAAATGAATGGAACTTTTTCTCTTGCGTACCAACCGGATTAGGAATAATAGACAACTCAAAACTCATTCGACTCCTTAAAGATGCCGATTACAAAGGTTTTCTAGCAGTTGAGATTGATAACTTACATCCTGACTACTCCAACAAAGAAGAAAAAGTTATTGCCGCAAGCATAAAAGAGCTTAAAAAACTAGCCACATTGGTTTCTAAATAATGAATAAAAAAAAGCTAAATATTGGCATCATAGGTTATAACTTTATGGGGAAGGCCCATAGCAACGCATGGAAAAAAGTTTCCAAATTCTTTGACACTTCAGCTGAGCCCGTTTTAAAAGTGGCCTGTGGGCAAAACTTAGAAAATTTAACCAATTTTGCTGATAAATGGGGATGGGAAGAGGTAGAGACAGATTGGAAAAAGCTTATCAAGAGGCCAGATATAGAGATTATAGATATTGCACTACCACCACACCTACATTATGAAATTGCTGTAGCCGCAGCAAAAGCTGGAAAACATATCTTTTGCGAAAAGCCTATTGCCATGAATTTGGAACAGGCCATGGATATGTACGAAAAAAGTGAAGCATGTAATGTAGTGCATTATCTGAACCATAACTATAGAAGGGTGCCTGCAATAGCCCTTGCCAAGCAGATGATAAATAATGGCACGATAGGCAACATATATCATTGGCGATGTGCTTATCAACAAGATTGGATTACCAGCCCTGATTTTCCGCTAACTTGGCAGTTGCAAGCTCAATATGCCAAGGCCGGGCCTCACTGGGATCTTAACTCACACTGTGTGGACCTAGCACATTTTCTAGTGGGTGATATTACGGATGTTACATGCATTACCAAAAACTTTATAGCAGAAAGACCCCTTGCTAAAAAAGGAGGCACACGCAATCTCAAAGCTGAGGTCGGTAGTACTGAAATGGGCAAGGTCACTGTAGAAGATGCCGTATTGATGATGGTCAATTTTAAGAACGGTGCCATCGGCTCATTTGAGGCCACACGATTCGCCAATGGTCGCAAGAACAAATTGTCTTTTGAGATTTACGGCAGTAAGGGGAGCCTAACATTTAATCTAGAGCGGTTAAATGAGTTGCATTACTATTCCCAAGAAGACAAGGATGGCCTAAAGGGGTTCAGAACAATTTCCGTAACCGAAGATAGCCACCCTTATGTAAGCCATTGGTGGCCAGCTGGCCATATAATTGGATACGAACACACTTTTGTACATGCGGCTTCCGATTTCATAGAAGCAGTGGCAAACAATGCCAACATAGAGCCCAATTTCAAAGATGGTGTGGCAATCATTAAGGTGTTAGAAGCAGGATTACGATCATCAATTGAAAAAAGAACGATAGCAATAGACTAGATATTTTTAAGCAAAGGAATCTAAAGCATAGAAAAAATGGAGAATGATTTAAAAGAACAATTTCTAAAAAACGGGTATGTGATTATCGATGCACTCTCAGAAGAAGAGATCAATGATTTCAGAATGGTTATAGACAAGTTGTTGAGTACAAAAGCAGTGAGTGATGATGATACCCCCAAAAGTTCGTCTTTCCAGCATTTAGGGGATGCTTTGGCCGATTTTGGAAAAGAGGCGAGACAATACTATTTTCACCTACTTACCAAACCTGGAACGGAACCAATACACCATGCCTTTTATAACCCTAAAATCTTAAAAGTCGTTGAGCAAATAATAGGCCCTGACCTAATCGTTAACAATGCCTCCATATTGGCAGCCAATGTGGGAACCTCATACACATTGGGTTGGCACAGGGATATCATTCAAATACCGCAAGATGAAATTGATGATTGGTTATTTTCTGCTGAAAGATTTCACAATAGCGTTCAAATCAACTTACCACTTGTGGATGAAAATTCACTCTGGATAGTACCAAAAAGTCATAACAGACCTAATACAGAAGAAGAAAATACAGCTTTTCAAGGGTCTAAACACTATGCGCCAGTTGGTGTGGAAATGCCGGGAGGCGTACCTGTTAAGTTAAAAGCCGGACAGGCCGTGCTTTACAACAACAATTTAATACATAGGGGGTACACGGAAACCATGAAAATCCCTAGAAGGACATTACATATGGGTTACCACAGTAACGCTTTTCCACCTACATGGCATTTTTATTTGCTGAACAGGGATTTGCTCACAGAAGATTATCTAAAAACACTGGATCCGATTATGAAAGCTATGATGGAAAAGTATATCGAATGTCGTGATAGATATCCAAAAATGGAAGATACTTGGAGGGCAAAATATGTTTCGAGCTAAATATTCAATACGATTACAAATTTAATTTAACCGATAACTAACAAAACAATTATGAATCAAAAACGAGAACACAATTGGTTAAAGTCCAAAAAAAATAAATACGTACTGCGTTTTGGACTTCTCACGATACTGATTTGCCTTGGAACACAATCTGTTCAGGCAAATGCAAATTTTTATAATGACAATTTCGAAACAGTACCCCAGTTAACAATCACTGGTACTATTGTTGATAGTAATGGAACTCCACTTCCAGGAGCAGTGGTACTGATTAAAGGTACGACCAACGGTGCTCAAGCTGATTTTGATGGTAATTATACCATTGATGCCAATACCGGGGATACCCTAGTTTTTTCCTATATAGGATATTTAAAAAACGAAGTTGTTGTCGGCAGTGATTCAGTTATTAATATCGCTATGACGGAAGATGCACAGGCACTAGATGAGGTAGTAGTGGTTGCCTATGGCACATCGACCAAAAAGGATTTGACTGGTGCTGTAGCAGTGGTAGGTGCGGAAGAGTTAAATAGTTTTCCTGCAACAAATGTTGATCAGGCCCTACAGGGTAAAACGGCAGGGGTTCAAATTGTTTCAAATTCAGGTGCCCCAGGGTCTTCGGTAACGGTAAACATTCGAGGGGTTGGATCTTTTGCCAATACAACACCTTTGTATATTGTAGATGGTTACCCTACGCAAGATATCTCTTTTTTAAACCCTAACAGTATAGCATCCATATCGGTTTTAAAAGATGCTTCCGCTGGAGCTATTTACGGTGTTCGAGCTAGCAACGGAGTTGTAATCATTGAAACAAAAAAAGGCACAAAGGGTAAAGTCAGTGTAGAATTGAACACATTTGTAGGATACCGCTTTCAGCCGAAAACCCTTGATGTTTTGGATATTGAAACGTTTGCACCTTTCGCTTCAGAAATTGGTAATTCTACTGACTTCACAAGTGTAGATGCAGTACCATTTCCAGGTTGGGCAAGTCCAGGACAACTGACCAATATTGATTGGCAAGATTTTGCCTATAATTCTGCCGCAAGGTTTTCTACGAATTTGAGTGTTCGGGGAGGTGGAGAAAATTCAAGAATTGCATTTACTGCTGGTATTTATGACGAAGACGGTGTTGTGCTGACCTCTGAATATAAAAGATATAATATGGGCTTGAATGTGCAATTTGATGTTACTGAAAAGTTACGGATAAACATAAATACTAATTATGCGTACTCTTCAAGTTTGGCGCAGTTAAATCAGGGGTATTTCAACATTGCAAGAATGATTGATAACATCCCACATTTAGCCGGTGAAGAGGAACTAAATGCCAGAGGGTTTAGCAACGGTACCAACTTACCATTTGATGGAAACGGTAATTTTGGAGGTTTTCCTGATATTCCTGAAAACACATTTAGAACTAGCGCGAACGTTTTAGCAAGTGCCTTACAACGTGATGGCAATAATGGCAACAACAATTTTTATGGAAATTTAGATATTTCTTATGATTTTTTTGACGGTTTGACAGCAAGTGCAAAAATGGGAGTGAATACAAATAGTTCATTTTTTACAACTTTTAACCCAACATTTTATAGAAGTAATTCTAATAATGATGTAAACGATGTGTCAACCTATGATTTTGGACAAAGAACCAATACAGAGTGGTTGTTTGAAGGTTTACTTAAATACAAGAAAACATTTGCTGATAAACATAACATTGATGTCTTGCTAGGGGTCTCTGCACAAAGGGACAATAGAAAATTTCTTAGAACAACAGGTAGTGGGTTTTTGAACAATGAAATCAGAGATCTTTCACAGGCAAATGAGATTTCCATATCTGAGGGAAATGAGCAGAGAACCACTTTAGCTAGTACGTTTGCCAGATTTAATTATAATTTCAATAGCAAGTACTATATAACGGGTACTATAAGACGTGATGGGGTTGGAGATCGATTTGGTCAAAATCAACAGTTTGGTATATTTCCTTCTTTTGCAGGAGGTTGGAATATAGATGAGGAACCCTTTATGGATGATAGTATATTTGATATATTAAAAATTCGTGGTAGTTGGGGTGAAACCGGCAGTTTTATAGGTATAAACCCTTTTAGTTTTGCTGCTATATTTGGGAATGGTTCACCAAGGGATGACGCCGGAACAAATGGTCTTGGTCAGGGATTGTTTGCAAACAACTTAGCCAATCCGGATTTAAGGTGGGAAACGCAAAGACAAACTGATATAGGTTTAGAAGCAGAATTGTTGAACAGAAATGTATACTTGACCCTAGATTATTATAATAAAGAATCATCGGACTTTTTATTCAATGAGACCATTCCAATTCAAAATGGTTTTACAAGTAGAGCTGTGAACGCAGGTAATGTGGTAAACAAAGGTTTTGAAATTTTGGTGGGCCATAGAAAGACCAGCGGAGATTTTACTTGGGATATTTCGGCCAATATTACTACAGTGGACAATGAAATTACGGCCTTGACATCAACGCAAGATTTTACTGTTTTACCTACGCAATTTGTTCCACAATTCAATACGAGATCCTTCTGGGCAGATTTAACAAGATCTGAAGTAGGTGGAGAGGTAGGTTCTTATTTTGCTTTCAGATCTGATGGTATTTTTAATGACCAGGCAGAACTGGATGCCCTGAATGCAACGGCCGTAGCAAATGGAAATCCTGCATATCAAGACGTGAACACTTCTTTAGGTGATAGAAAGTTTAAAGATATATCTGGTCCTGATGGTACTCCGGACGGGGTTATTAATGAGTTTGACCGCGAAATTATTGGAAGTCCTATTCCAGATTTTTATGGTGGTCTAAACATGAACTTTAAATATAAAGGTTTTGATTTAGGAGTGGAGTTCTATGGTTCATATGGTGGTGATATTCTAAACTTTGTAAGATTGGAATTGGAATCTCTAGGAGGTTTTGGACTTAATGATGGGTTTAGCAATGTAAGTAGAGAATATTACAATAATAGATGGACACCTGAGAACCAGTCAAACACATATGCCAGAGCAATAGTAAATGATGCTCAAATTCAGAATGGTAGGGCTTCAGATTACTTCTTGGAAGATGGTTCATTTTTAAGGTTGAGAAATGTGCGTTTTGGTTATTCCCTTCCAACCGATTTCTCCAATAGTATTGGTATGGAGAACATAAATATATATGTAAGTGGGCAAAATCTAATCACATGGACCAATTACTCGGGTTATGATCCAGAAATTGGACAAAACTCTGATATAGATGGCGTATCATCGGTAGGAACCAGAGGAATTGACGCAGGTGCTTATCCTATTACCAAATCAATGACGGTAGGTGTTAATATGAAATTTTAAAAAAAAGATTATGAAAAAAATTAAATTTTATGCAGTTGCATTGCTTGCAATGTCTTATGGCTGCTCAGACGAATTTGTTGCAGACACCAAAACGGATGGTCTAAGTGATGAAACCGTATTTAGTTCAGAAAGTACGGCTGTCGCATCGGTAACAGGAATTTATGATGCATTTCAAGGAGAATTTGGAGGGCAAGCGGGCCTACCCAACGAATACAACACAAAGTCAATTTTTACATTGAATAAGTTTACCCAAGATTTTATAGGTAATGGAAATCAAGATGAACTGACCAGCTTTATCATTAATGCCAATGATGAGGTTATGGGCAAAATGTGGCCCATACATTATAATGGTATCGGTAGGGCAAACAGCGTATTGGCCAATCTTCAGCCAGCAATAGATGAAGGAAATATAGGAGAAGAACTGGGCAGTAGATTGATAGGTGAAAGTTTAGTGTTACGGGCCTTCTTTTATTATTACCTGTCATCAACAATGGGAGCTGTTCCTTTGATAACGAAACCAACTGGACCTTCAGATGATTTCTTCGCGCCAAGAAATACACAAGACAACATATTCAGACAAATTGTTATTGATATGACGGATGCCGTAAATCGTCTTCCATGGAGTTATGATGAGGAAAGAGGTAGGGTCAGCAAAGGAACGGCATATGCCATGTTGGGAAATGCGCATATGTGGCTAAGAGAATATGAGGAGGCCGTGGCTGCTTTTGAAGCCTTAGAGGGTAATTTCTCTTTAGAAGAGAACTTTTTTGATATCCATGCACTATTCAACAAAAATGGTAAGGAATCCCTTTTCGAATTACAATTTGATACGGAAAGTGATTTAAGTTGGAACAGAAATGATGAAACCACCTTCTTAACATCCTTTACCATGCCAAATGAAATTGGAGGTGGAGGTTTTGGAGGTTTGCCAACAGAGGCTTTTTTCAATTCATTTGAAGATGGAGATCTTAGAAGAATAGCTTCCGTAATAGGACCTGGAGAAGAACACCCAGATGAGAATATTGATATAAGCTCGTATGAGCGAGGCAGTAATTCTCAGCTAGAAACACCCCTTAATACTGCAGGGACAGAAATAGAACCATGGACCAATGGTGGTAGAACAGGTTATTTTGGCATCAAGCAATGGCGTGATCCAGCACCAACTGGCTGGGGCGGCCCTAGAATTTTTGGTGGATCTAACCATATTTGGCTACGTTATGGTGAAGTGCTGTTAAGTCTTGCTGAAGCGGCTCACAAAAGTGGTGATGACACTAAGGCAATGAATGCCATAATGAGAGTAAGAAATAGAGCTTGGGGAGGTAGTGCTCCAGCACCGACAGGAAGTATGATGGATATCATTTTCGATGAATACAGACACGAGTTGGGTGGTGAGTTTTCTTTATGGCCGGTATTGAGAAGAACAGGTGATGTATCTGGCTATTTATCTAGAAAGTTTGGAATAACCACAACAGAAGAGGGTGCTATATTGCCCATACCAAGAAATCAGGTAGATATCAATCCAAGATTATTGGAACCAGCTGTAGATCTAGGAATTTAATTATATTGAGTTAGTTTAGTTGTTTAAAGAGTCTTAGTTATTTCTAAGGCTCTTTTTTCCTTAAATTTTAAACAATCCCTGATATGTCATACAGTTGTTAAGCTTGGTCATATGAAGCATATTAATTTAGTATATATAGCTATAAAATTCGCGGGGCTTGCTTTGTGCATACTGATATGTTCGTGCAAAAAAAAAGAGGTTCCGCAAAAACAATTTACTTTACTTGATACGGAAAGTACTGGAATTTTATTTTCCAATGATATTAAAGAAACGGATAGTTTAAACTATTTCAATTATCCCTACCTATATATGGGAGGTGGTGTTTCGGCTGGTGATTTTGACAACGATGGATTGACAGACCTCTTCTTTACCTCTAACATGAAATCCAATAAACTATATCACAACCAAGGTGATTTTAAGTTTATTGATATTACCAAAAAAGCAAAAGTAAGCGCTGATAAGCGGTGGTTTACAGGTACGACCGCGGTTGATATCAATAATGATGGCTTTCTTGATATTTATGCCAGCGTATCTGGAAAAGAAGACAATAGGGAAAACTTGCTGTACATAAACAACGGTGATCTAACCTTTAGGGAGCGGGCAAAAGAATTTGGCATCAATGACAACGGGCATACCACTCAAGCTACTTTTTTTGATTACAACAATGACGGTTATTTAGATTTATATCTGGCAAATTATACCCCTACTCCATTCAAAAGTCCATCAGATCTGTATGCGTACAGAAAGAACAATCCAAGACTGGAGGCATCGGATAAATTATATAAAAACAATGGGGACGACACGTTCTTGGATGTTACAGAGGCATCGGGAATCCTAAATTTTGGATTGTCCTTAAGTGCTACTTCGGGCGATTTTAACAATGATGGCTGGCAAGATATCTATATCTCCAACGATTTTGATTCTCCCGATTTTTTTTACATCAACAACGGCGATGGTACCTTTAAAGAAGTTTCACAAGAGGTATTGGGCCATACAGCGCAGTATGGTATGGGAGTAGATGTCGCTGACTATAATAATGACCTTCTTTTAGATTTTGGACAGGTGGATATGACACCTGAGGATAATAGAAGATCAAAAGAGAATATGGCTAGTATGAATCCCCTATCGTTCAAAAGAATGGTAGATCAAGGGCTGTTCTACCAGTACATGCAAAATAATTTACAGCTCAACAGAGGGGTCGATGCCAATGGCAACCTTAAATTTAGCGAAGTCTCAAGACTTGCAGGAATTGCCACAACAGACTGGAGCTGGGCCATCCTTTTTTCAGACTTGGACAATGACGGTTGGAAAGATATCATCATATCGAACGGAACCAGAAGGGACATTAACAATAGGGATTACTTTAAAAAACTAAGCTCAAAATTAAAATTCAATAAAACCGCCGTACTGACATCCGAAGAAATACAAAATATACCTTCTGAAAAAATCAGTAATTACGTATTTAAGAACAAAAAAGATCTCTCTTTTGAGAATGTGACCAAAGACTGGGGTTGGGAAGAAAAAACATTTTCCAATGGCATGACCTATGCCGACTTGGACAATGACGGAGATTTAGATGTTGTCATCAATAATATAGACCAGCCAGCATCAGTGTACAGAAACAATAATAGTGCGGACAACAATACGATTACCGTAAAACTGAACGGACCAAAGAACAATAGACAAGGCATAGGGGCCAAAGTATATGTAACTGCAAAAGATTTGAGCCAACTGCAACAACTGACCCTTACCAGAGGGTTTCAGTCCTCAATAGCCCCAAAGATCCATTTTGGTCTAGGCAAACACACTCTCGTTGATGAATTAAAAGTCGTCTGGCCAGATGGCACTATAACTTGCAGAACCAACCTAGACCCAAACCAACAGATCATACTTGATCATAAAGACGCAGTTTCGGTCAAATCGGATTCAATAACAAAAAATTCACGTTTCAAGACGGTGGACAACGCTTTATTTGCAATAGACTATACACATACTGAAAATGAATACGATGATTATTTAACAGAGCCTTTATTGCCCTATAAAACCTCTGCCCTAGGGCCTAGCGTAACCGTTGGGGATATTAACAATGATGGATTGGATGATTTCTTTATCGGTGGTGCCGCATAT is a genomic window of Flagellimonas sp. CMM7 containing:
- a CDS encoding sugar phosphate isomerase/epimerase, encoding MKVGIDSYCYHRFFGEVYPGQDAPEKTISLEEFLDKAIALNIDGLSLESCFIPQFDDGYLANIKRILDNAGLDRVYAWGHPDGLEGGTNLEAYDEMIAHIDYATKIGADVMRVVGSSHLFRFEAHDQRLDKLTEMFRSAVQIAKRKGVRLAIENHIDFDSDEVLKLIKAVDSEYFGVNFDTGNFLRVLDDPIQGMKKLAPYVFATHIKDLLPVKEIAVNEWNFFSCVPTGLGIIDNSKLIRLLKDADYKGFLAVEIDNLHPDYSNKEEKVIAASIKELKKLATLVSK
- a CDS encoding Gfo/Idh/MocA family protein, whose amino-acid sequence is MNKKKLNIGIIGYNFMGKAHSNAWKKVSKFFDTSAEPVLKVACGQNLENLTNFADKWGWEEVETDWKKLIKRPDIEIIDIALPPHLHYEIAVAAAKAGKHIFCEKPIAMNLEQAMDMYEKSEACNVVHYLNHNYRRVPAIALAKQMINNGTIGNIYHWRCAYQQDWITSPDFPLTWQLQAQYAKAGPHWDLNSHCVDLAHFLVGDITDVTCITKNFIAERPLAKKGGTRNLKAEVGSTEMGKVTVEDAVLMMVNFKNGAIGSFEATRFANGRKNKLSFEIYGSKGSLTFNLERLNELHYYSQEDKDGLKGFRTISVTEDSHPYVSHWWPAGHIIGYEHTFVHAASDFIEAVANNANIEPNFKDGVAIIKVLEAGLRSSIEKRTIAID
- a CDS encoding phytanoyl-CoA dioxygenase family protein is translated as MENDLKEQFLKNGYVIIDALSEEEINDFRMVIDKLLSTKAVSDDDTPKSSSFQHLGDALADFGKEARQYYFHLLTKPGTEPIHHAFYNPKILKVVEQIIGPDLIVNNASILAANVGTSYTLGWHRDIIQIPQDEIDDWLFSAERFHNSVQINLPLVDENSLWIVPKSHNRPNTEEENTAFQGSKHYAPVGVEMPGGVPVKLKAGQAVLYNNNLIHRGYTETMKIPRRTLHMGYHSNAFPPTWHFYLLNRDLLTEDYLKTLDPIMKAMMEKYIECRDRYPKMEDTWRAKYVSS
- a CDS encoding TonB-dependent receptor; this translates as MNQKREHNWLKSKKNKYVLRFGLLTILICLGTQSVQANANFYNDNFETVPQLTITGTIVDSNGTPLPGAVVLIKGTTNGAQADFDGNYTIDANTGDTLVFSYIGYLKNEVVVGSDSVINIAMTEDAQALDEVVVVAYGTSTKKDLTGAVAVVGAEELNSFPATNVDQALQGKTAGVQIVSNSGAPGSSVTVNIRGVGSFANTTPLYIVDGYPTQDISFLNPNSIASISVLKDASAGAIYGVRASNGVVIIETKKGTKGKVSVELNTFVGYRFQPKTLDVLDIETFAPFASEIGNSTDFTSVDAVPFPGWASPGQLTNIDWQDFAYNSAARFSTNLSVRGGGENSRIAFTAGIYDEDGVVLTSEYKRYNMGLNVQFDVTEKLRININTNYAYSSSLAQLNQGYFNIARMIDNIPHLAGEEELNARGFSNGTNLPFDGNGNFGGFPDIPENTFRTSANVLASALQRDGNNGNNNFYGNLDISYDFFDGLTASAKMGVNTNSSFFTTFNPTFYRSNSNNDVNDVSTYDFGQRTNTEWLFEGLLKYKKTFADKHNIDVLLGVSAQRDNRKFLRTTGSGFLNNEIRDLSQANEISISEGNEQRTTLASTFARFNYNFNSKYYITGTIRRDGVGDRFGQNQQFGIFPSFAGGWNIDEEPFMDDSIFDILKIRGSWGETGSFIGINPFSFAAIFGNGSPRDDAGTNGLGQGLFANNLANPDLRWETQRQTDIGLEAELLNRNVYLTLDYYNKESSDFLFNETIPIQNGFTSRAVNAGNVVNKGFEILVGHRKTSGDFTWDISANITTVDNEITALTSTQDFTVLPTQFVPQFNTRSFWADLTRSEVGGEVGSYFAFRSDGIFNDQAELDALNATAVANGNPAYQDVNTSLGDRKFKDISGPDGTPDGVINEFDREIIGSPIPDFYGGLNMNFKYKGFDLGVEFYGSYGGDILNFVRLELESLGGFGLNDGFSNVSREYYNNRWTPENQSNTYARAIVNDAQIQNGRASDYFLEDGSFLRLRNVRFGYSLPTDFSNSIGMENINIYVSGQNLITWTNYSGYDPEIGQNSDIDGVSSVGTRGIDAGAYPITKSMTVGVNMKF
- a CDS encoding RagB/SusD family nutrient uptake outer membrane protein, whose protein sequence is MKKIKFYAVALLAMSYGCSDEFVADTKTDGLSDETVFSSESTAVASVTGIYDAFQGEFGGQAGLPNEYNTKSIFTLNKFTQDFIGNGNQDELTSFIINANDEVMGKMWPIHYNGIGRANSVLANLQPAIDEGNIGEELGSRLIGESLVLRAFFYYYLSSTMGAVPLITKPTGPSDDFFAPRNTQDNIFRQIVIDMTDAVNRLPWSYDEERGRVSKGTAYAMLGNAHMWLREYEEAVAAFEALEGNFSLEENFFDIHALFNKNGKESLFELQFDTESDLSWNRNDETTFLTSFTMPNEIGGGGFGGLPTEAFFNSFEDGDLRRIASVIGPGEEHPDENIDISSYERGSNSQLETPLNTAGTEIEPWTNGGRTGYFGIKQWRDPAPTGWGGPRIFGGSNHIWLRYGEVLLSLAEAAHKSGDDTKAMNAIMRVRNRAWGGSAPAPTGSMMDIIFDEYRHELGGEFSLWPVLRRTGDVSGYLSRKFGITTTEEGAILPIPRNQVDINPRLLEPAVDLGI
- a CDS encoding VCBS repeat-containing protein gives rise to the protein MKHINLVYIAIKFAGLALCILICSCKKKEVPQKQFTLLDTESTGILFSNDIKETDSLNYFNYPYLYMGGGVSAGDFDNDGLTDLFFTSNMKSNKLYHNQGDFKFIDITKKAKVSADKRWFTGTTAVDINNDGFLDIYASVSGKEDNRENLLYINNGDLTFRERAKEFGINDNGHTTQATFFDYNNDGYLDLYLANYTPTPFKSPSDLYAYRKNNPRLEASDKLYKNNGDDTFLDVTEASGILNFGLSLSATSGDFNNDGWQDIYISNDFDSPDFFYINNGDGTFKEVSQEVLGHTAQYGMGVDVADYNNDLLLDFGQVDMTPEDNRRSKENMASMNPLSFKRMVDQGLFYQYMQNNLQLNRGVDANGNLKFSEVSRLAGIATTDWSWAILFSDLDNDGWKDIIISNGTRRDINNRDYFKKLSSKLKFNKTAVLTSEEIQNIPSEKISNYVFKNKKDLSFENVTKDWGWEEKTFSNGMTYADLDNDGDLDVVINNIDQPASVYRNNNSADNNTITVKLNGPKNNRQGIGAKVYVTAKDLSQLQQLTLTRGFQSSIAPKIHFGLGKHTLVDELKVVWPDGTITCRTNLDPNQQIILDHKDAVSVKSDSITKNSRFKTVDNALFAIDYTHTENEYDDYLTEPLLPYKTSALGPSVTVGDINNDGLDDFFIGGAAYQIGKLFVQEKIGKFIETNTDVLSYDRHYEDMDALFFDFDNDGDNDLYVVSGGNEYETDSEHFQDRIYINDGAGNFKKGVGILPQLTSSGSRLAAADYDKDGDIDLFVAGRLVSGKYPWPASSYVLNNENGVFKDVTSTVAPDFNNLGMVTDAIWTDFNNDTQPDLVIVGEWMSIGFYANENGRFKNVTGNSSIENTAGWWSSIAQADFDNDGDMDFVAGNLGLNYKYQATPEEPFEVFADDFDHNGRKDIVLSYYNFGKLFPLRGRSCSSQQIPALSEKFKDYGSFAGADVSEVYGKEALEDAEIHYKVQTFASSYIENLGDGRFRIKNLPNKAQFSSVNQMLIKDIDYDGFKDILLAGNLYASEVETPRNDSGLGLYLKGNGKGQFTPVPNTSSGLYINGDVKDFSQITIAEENFLIIAKNNDEIQLVKITSDIN